The following are encoded in a window of Thiohalobacter sp. IOR34 genomic DNA:
- a CDS encoding efflux RND transporter periplasmic adaptor subunit — translation MKKPLLVLPLLALLGGGYLWWQQQDSSADASRRLELYGNVDIREAQLAFNASEHIAEILVQEGDRVEQGQLLARLHSELLEAQLAEAWAALEAQRQALAKLEAGSRPEEIRKLRAELQAAEAEAKAARDSYRRMAQLLQKKLASPQDEEQARSEADAAAARVKAVQASLALLEAGARKEDIAAARAQLAARQAAVQQARQRLADASLHAPADGIVRNRILEPGDMAFPQSPVLTLAFLDPVWVRAYLPEPMLGRVRLGASAWITTDSYPDKRYPGWVGYISPTAEFTPKTVQTPELRTRLVYSVRIFACNPEGELRLGMPVSVEIELDQADASSRPRPCGSP, via the coding sequence ATGAAGAAACCGCTCCTCGTCCTTCCCCTCCTCGCCCTGCTCGGCGGCGGCTATCTCTGGTGGCAGCAACAGGATAGCAGCGCAGACGCCAGCCGCCGGCTCGAGCTGTACGGCAACGTCGACATCCGCGAGGCACAGCTGGCCTTCAACGCCAGCGAGCACATCGCCGAGATCCTGGTCCAGGAGGGCGACCGGGTCGAACAGGGCCAGCTGCTCGCCCGGCTGCACAGCGAGCTGCTGGAGGCACAACTGGCCGAGGCCTGGGCCGCGCTGGAGGCCCAGCGCCAGGCGCTGGCCAAGCTGGAGGCGGGCAGCCGCCCGGAGGAGATCCGCAAGCTCCGCGCGGAGCTGCAGGCCGCCGAGGCCGAGGCCAAGGCCGCCCGGGACAGCTACCGGCGGATGGCCCAGCTGCTGCAGAAGAAGCTGGCCTCGCCACAGGACGAGGAACAGGCCCGTTCCGAGGCCGATGCCGCCGCTGCCCGGGTCAAGGCGGTGCAGGCCTCGCTGGCCCTGCTGGAGGCCGGCGCGCGCAAGGAGGACATCGCCGCCGCCCGCGCCCAGCTTGCCGCGCGCCAGGCGGCCGTGCAGCAGGCCCGTCAGCGCCTCGCCGACGCCAGCCTCCACGCCCCTGCCGACGGCATCGTCCGCAACCGCATCCTGGAACCCGGCGACATGGCCTTCCCCCAGTCGCCGGTGCTGACCCTGGCCTTCCTCGATCCGGTATGGGTACGCGCCTACCTGCCGGAGCCCATGCTCGGCCGCGTGCGCCTGGGCGCCAGCGCCTGGATCACCACCGACAGCTACCCCGACAAACGCTACCCGGGCTGGGTGGGCTACATCTCGCCCACCGCCGAGTTCACGCCGAAGACGGTACAGACGCCGGAGCTGCGCACCCGGCTGGTGTATTCGGTGCGCATCTTCGCCTGCAATCCCGAGGGCGAGCTACGCCTGGGCATGCCGGTGAGCGTGGAGATCGAGCTGGATCAGGCCGATGCCAGCAGCCGGCCCCGGCCCTGCGGTTCACCTTGA
- a CDS encoding ATP-binding cassette domain-containing protein gives MRGDPVLSVRDLRQLFAEGGREVRALDGVSFDIAPGQVTGLIGPDGAGKTTLMRLACGLLRPASGTIRVLGLDALREAQAVQSAVGYMPQRFGLYEDLSVQENLDLYAELQGIPPERRATRYAELMQMTGLAPFTARLAGRLSGGMKQKLGLACALLRAPRLLLLDEPTVGVDPVSRRELWAIVYRQVQEQGMSVLLSTAYLDEAERCDEVLLLHQGRLLGQGPPASFSEEVEGRVFQISAAGISHRRLQTRLGAASGVIDALVEGEAVRVVMERPGTPDITTLLPDLAAARIEPVAPRFEDAFVARLKSRQEAASSLDGLDLHIEGGGDEDVIRVQDLVRRFGDFVAVDKVSFRVRRGEIFGLLGANGAGKTTTFRMLCGLLPASGGELSVAGHDLHSARAEARRHIGYMAQKFSLYGDLSVLQNLRFFASAYGLRGRRQEQRVTWAIDTFELGDYREANARDLPLGFKQRLSFAAALMHEPEILFLDEPTSGVDPLARRDFWTRTNALAEAGVTVLVTTHFMEEANYCDRLVIMADGRVLAEGTPQAMKAGARTPDNPDPTMEDAFIRLIEQRNKQDQEATA, from the coding sequence ATGAGGGGCGATCCGGTTCTCAGCGTCCGTGACCTGCGCCAGCTGTTCGCCGAAGGCGGCCGGGAGGTACGTGCGCTGGACGGCGTCAGCTTCGACATCGCCCCTGGCCAGGTGACCGGCCTCATCGGTCCCGACGGCGCCGGCAAGACCACACTCATGCGCCTGGCCTGCGGCCTGCTGCGTCCGGCATCGGGCACGATCCGGGTACTGGGGCTGGATGCCCTGCGCGAGGCCCAGGCGGTGCAGTCGGCGGTGGGCTACATGCCGCAGCGCTTCGGCCTCTACGAGGATCTCAGCGTGCAGGAGAACCTCGATCTCTACGCCGAGCTGCAGGGCATCCCGCCCGAGCGGCGCGCCACGCGCTATGCCGAGCTGATGCAGATGACCGGCCTCGCGCCCTTCACTGCGCGTCTCGCCGGTCGCCTTTCCGGCGGCATGAAACAGAAGCTGGGCCTGGCCTGCGCCCTGCTGCGCGCACCGCGCCTGTTGCTGCTGGACGAGCCCACGGTGGGCGTGGACCCGGTGTCGCGGCGCGAGCTCTGGGCCATCGTCTACCGCCAGGTGCAGGAGCAGGGCATGAGCGTGCTGCTCAGTACCGCCTATCTCGACGAGGCCGAGCGCTGCGACGAGGTGCTGCTGCTGCACCAGGGCCGGCTGCTCGGCCAGGGTCCGCCGGCCAGCTTCAGCGAGGAGGTGGAAGGGCGCGTATTTCAGATCAGCGCCGCGGGCATCTCCCATCGTCGCCTGCAGACCCGCCTCGGCGCGGCATCAGGCGTCATCGACGCCCTGGTGGAGGGCGAGGCGGTGCGGGTGGTGATGGAGCGCCCGGGCACGCCCGATATCACGACCCTGCTGCCGGACCTCGCCGCGGCGCGCATCGAACCCGTCGCACCGCGCTTCGAGGATGCCTTCGTCGCCCGCCTGAAGAGCCGCCAGGAGGCGGCCTCGTCGCTCGATGGGCTGGACCTGCACATCGAAGGAGGCGGTGACGAAGATGTGATCCGGGTGCAGGACCTGGTGCGCCGTTTCGGCGACTTCGTGGCCGTCGACAAGGTCAGCTTCAGAGTGCGCCGCGGCGAGATCTTCGGCCTGCTGGGCGCCAACGGCGCCGGCAAGACCACCACCTTCCGCATGCTCTGCGGCCTGCTGCCGGCCAGCGGCGGCGAGCTGTCGGTGGCCGGCCACGACCTGCACAGCGCGCGTGCCGAGGCGCGCCGCCACATCGGCTACATGGCGCAGAAGTTCTCCCTCTATGGCGACCTCTCGGTGCTCCAGAACCTGCGCTTCTTCGCCAGCGCCTACGGCCTGCGCGGTCGTCGCCAGGAGCAGCGGGTAACCTGGGCCATCGACACCTTCGAGCTCGGCGACTACCGCGAGGCCAATGCCCGTGATCTGCCGCTGGGCTTCAAGCAGCGCCTGTCCTTTGCCGCCGCCCTGATGCACGAGCCGGAAATCCTGTTCCTCGACGAACCCACCTCCGGCGTCGACCCCCTGGCACGGCGCGACTTCTGGACGCGCACCAACGCCCTGGCCGAGGCCGGGGTGACGGTGCTGGTCACCACCCACTTCATGGAGGAGGCCAACTACTGCGACCGGCTGGTGATCATGGCCGACGGCCGGGTACTTGCCGAGGGCACGCCGCAGGCGATGAAGGCCGGCGCGCGCACCCCGGACAACCCGGACCCGACCATGGAGGATGCCTTCATCCGGCTCATCGAGCAGCGCAACAAGCAAGACCAGGAGGCCACGGCATGA
- a CDS encoding ABC transporter permease, whose translation MKARIRRLWGMIRKESLQILRDPSSISIAFVMPVVLLLLFGYGVSLDAKRIPLGLVIEQPDTASQSLAGAFDRSEFFRPQRFGAIQEAQAALAERRIDGILWLRNDFSDRLLSGLDAPIGVFVNGVDSNQANITKGYIQGTWLGWLQHYASAQGRALEMPVAMEQRIWFNPALSSRLFLVPGLIAIIMTMIGSLLTAMVVAREWERGTMEALMVTPLQMGEMLAGKLIPYFLLGMGGMLLSVAMALLLFDVPLESPFWLLMACSALFMLVSLAIGLLISIVTRNQFLAGQVALVVSFLPSFLLSGFLFDIHSMPHWVQTITYLVPARYFVAILQSLFLAGPVWPVVLPNAGAMLLMLAILSALVVKKSHKRLD comes from the coding sequence ATGAAGGCGCGCATCCGCCGCCTGTGGGGCATGATCCGCAAGGAGAGCCTGCAGATCCTGCGCGACCCGTCGAGCATCTCCATCGCCTTCGTCATGCCGGTGGTGTTGTTGCTGTTGTTCGGCTACGGCGTGTCCCTGGACGCCAAGCGCATCCCCCTGGGGCTGGTGATCGAGCAGCCGGATACCGCCAGCCAGTCCCTGGCCGGGGCCTTCGACCGCTCCGAATTCTTCCGCCCGCAACGCTTCGGCGCCATCCAGGAGGCGCAGGCGGCGCTGGCCGAACGCCGCATCGACGGCATCCTCTGGCTGCGCAACGACTTCTCCGACCGCCTGCTAAGCGGCCTCGATGCCCCGATCGGCGTGTTCGTCAACGGCGTCGACTCCAATCAGGCCAACATCACCAAGGGCTATATCCAGGGGACCTGGCTGGGCTGGCTGCAGCACTACGCGAGCGCCCAGGGGCGCGCGCTGGAGATGCCGGTGGCCATGGAACAGCGCATCTGGTTCAATCCGGCCCTCTCCAGCCGCCTGTTCCTGGTACCTGGATTGATCGCCATCATCATGACCATGATCGGCTCCCTGCTCACCGCCATGGTGGTGGCGCGCGAGTGGGAGCGCGGCACCATGGAAGCCTTGATGGTCACGCCCCTGCAGATGGGCGAGATGCTGGCCGGCAAGCTGATTCCCTATTTCCTGCTCGGCATGGGCGGCATGCTGCTCAGCGTGGCCATGGCCCTGCTGCTGTTCGACGTGCCGCTGGAGAGTCCCTTCTGGCTGCTGATGGCCTGCTCGGCCTTGTTCATGCTGGTGTCGCTGGCCATCGGCCTGCTCATCTCCATCGTCACCCGCAACCAGTTCCTCGCCGGCCAGGTGGCGCTGGTGGTCAGCTTCCTGCCCAGCTTCCTGCTCTCCGGTTTCCTGTTCGACATCCACTCCATGCCCCACTGGGTGCAGACCATCACCTACCTGGTGCCGGCGCGCTACTTCGTCGCCATCCTGCAGAGCCTGTTCCTCGCCGGCCCGGTGTGGCCGGTGGTGCTGCCCAATGCCGGCGCCATGTTGCTGATGCTGGCGATCCTCTCGGCCCTGGTGGTGAAGAAATCCCACAAGAGACTGGACTGA
- a CDS encoding ABC transporter permease → MRNSLAHILALALKEFLALLRDKRSRIVIIVPPIVQLFVFGFAASYDLNEVPVAVYDEDRGGAARELLARIEGSPNFSVLQHIGSDAEIAPLIDGRRVLLVVHLGPRFSADLARGETAPLQVIIDGRNSNTAMTALNYLRSLVLDFNRAWQQAQGQTGPPVKLQMRAWYNENLQSQWFIVPGIVGSLMLVVTLLVTALSVAREREQGTFDQLLVTPLRPVEILIGKAIPGMVIGLLEATLIVALMTWFFDIPLRGSIPALYLGILLFLLATVGIGLMISAIALTQQQAILGAFLFIVPAVILSGFTTPIANMPEPVQWLTYLDPLRYFLVIVRGVTLEGDGFALLFHQFWPMALIGAITLAMAGWLFRHRMY, encoded by the coding sequence ATGCGCAACAGCCTCGCCCATATCCTCGCCCTGGCGCTCAAGGAATTCCTTGCCCTGCTGCGCGACAAGCGCAGCCGCATCGTCATCATCGTGCCACCCATCGTGCAGTTGTTCGTCTTCGGCTTTGCCGCCAGCTACGACCTCAACGAGGTGCCGGTGGCGGTCTACGACGAGGACCGGGGTGGCGCCGCGCGCGAGCTGCTGGCGCGCATCGAGGGCTCGCCGAACTTCTCCGTGCTGCAACACATCGGCAGTGACGCCGAGATCGCACCGCTCATCGACGGACGCAGGGTGCTGCTGGTGGTCCACCTCGGCCCGCGGTTCAGCGCCGACCTGGCACGCGGCGAAACGGCACCGTTGCAGGTGATCATCGATGGCCGCAACTCCAACACCGCCATGACCGCTCTCAATTATCTGCGCAGCCTGGTGCTGGACTTCAACCGCGCCTGGCAACAGGCGCAGGGGCAGACCGGGCCTCCGGTGAAGCTGCAGATGCGCGCCTGGTACAACGAGAACCTGCAGTCCCAGTGGTTCATCGTGCCTGGCATCGTAGGTTCGCTGATGCTGGTGGTGACCCTGCTGGTGACCGCCCTCTCGGTGGCCAGGGAGCGTGAACAGGGTACCTTCGACCAGCTGCTGGTCACGCCGCTGCGGCCGGTGGAGATCCTCATCGGCAAGGCCATTCCCGGGATGGTCATCGGCCTGCTGGAGGCGACGCTGATCGTCGCCCTGATGACGTGGTTCTTCGACATTCCGCTGCGCGGCAGCATCCCGGCCCTGTACCTGGGCATCCTGCTGTTCCTGCTAGCCACGGTGGGCATCGGGCTGATGATCTCCGCCATCGCCCTCACCCAGCAGCAGGCCATCCTCGGCGCCTTCCTGTTCATCGTCCCGGCGGTGATCCTCTCCGGCTTCACCACGCCGATCGCCAACATGCCGGAGCCGGTGCAGTGGCTCACCTACCTGGATCCGCTGCGCTATTTCCTGGTCATCGTGCGTGGCGTGACCCTGGAGGGAGACGGTTTCGCCCTGCTCTTCCACCAGTTCTGGCCCATGGCCCTCATCGGCGCCATCACCCTGGCCATGGCCGGCTGGCTGTTCCGGCACCGGATGTATTAG
- a CDS encoding LysR family transcriptional regulator produces the protein MHLTLRQLRIFEAVARRLSFTRAAEDLHLSQPAVSMQVKQLEEALGLPLFEQLGKRIHLTEAGEEMRRYAHAINGLLQEAEQVFDEMRGLERGRLNIAVASTANYFAPRLLASFCERYPALQISLRVTNRKGLLAALGDSDVDLVIMGQPPASMDLTAEEFMDNPLVVIAAPGHPLAGRKRIPLEALEAETFLVREKGSGTRSAMERHFAEHGITLSTAMEMGTSEAIKQGVEAGLGLGLLSLHTLEMELELGRVVILDVDSFPILRHWFVVHRAGRRLSRPALAFKDFVLDEAQGILGQPAVHAEANLP, from the coding sequence ATGCATCTCACCCTGCGTCAGCTTCGCATCTTCGAGGCGGTAGCCCGCCGCCTCAGCTTCACCCGTGCCGCCGAGGACCTGCACCTCAGCCAGCCGGCGGTTTCCATGCAGGTCAAGCAGCTGGAGGAGGCGCTCGGACTGCCGTTGTTCGAGCAGCTCGGCAAGCGCATCCACCTCACCGAGGCCGGTGAGGAGATGCGCCGCTATGCCCATGCCATCAACGGTCTGCTGCAGGAGGCGGAGCAGGTCTTCGACGAGATGCGCGGCCTGGAGCGTGGCCGCCTCAACATCGCCGTGGCCAGCACCGCCAACTATTTCGCGCCGCGCCTGCTGGCGAGCTTCTGCGAGCGCTACCCCGCGCTGCAGATCAGCCTGCGGGTGACCAACCGCAAGGGCCTGCTGGCGGCGCTGGGCGACAGCGACGTCGACCTGGTGATCATGGGCCAGCCGCCGGCCAGCATGGACCTCACCGCCGAGGAGTTCATGGACAACCCGCTGGTGGTGATCGCCGCCCCGGGGCATCCTCTCGCCGGCAGGAAGCGCATTCCGCTGGAAGCGCTGGAGGCCGAGACCTTCCTGGTCCGCGAGAAGGGCTCGGGAACCCGCTCGGCCATGGAACGGCACTTCGCCGAGCACGGCATCACCCTGTCGACGGCGATGGAGATGGGCACCAGCGAGGCGATCAAGCAGGGGGTCGAGGCCGGGCTGGGTCTTGGCCTGCTGTCGCTGCACACGCTGGAGATGGAGCTGGAGCTGGGGCGGGTGGTGATCCTCGATGTCGACAGCTTCCCCATCCTCCGCCACTGGTTCGTGGTGCACCGCGCCGGCCGGCGCCTGTCGCGGCCGGCGCTGGCCTTCAAGGATTTTGTGCTCGACGAGGCGCAGGGCATCCTCGGCCAGCCGGCCGTGCACGCAGAGGCAAACCTTCCGTAG
- a CDS encoding histidine phosphatase family protein, with product METRIDFLRHGEPEGGRRFRGHGVDDPLSERGWAQMWAAVGQAADWSSVVSSPLRRCREFAVALAERHGLPLVIEADFREVGFGRWEGLSPEQIMARDAAEYEAFYRDPVHCRPAGAEPLEAFGSRVAAAFERCLQARAGERLLVVAHAGVIRAALGQVLAAAPAAWYRVAVDNAAFTRFSSDGRGCRLVFHNRPGPLSP from the coding sequence ATGGAGACCCGCATCGACTTCCTGCGCCACGGTGAACCCGAGGGTGGGCGCCGCTTCCGCGGCCATGGGGTGGACGATCCGCTCAGCGAGCGGGGCTGGGCGCAGATGTGGGCGGCGGTCGGCCAGGCGGCGGACTGGAGCAGCGTGGTCAGCTCGCCGCTGCGGCGTTGCCGGGAGTTCGCCGTGGCCCTGGCCGAACGCCATGGCCTGCCGCTGGTGATCGAAGCGGACTTCCGCGAGGTCGGCTTCGGCCGCTGGGAGGGGCTGAGTCCGGAGCAGATCATGGCCCGGGACGCGGCGGAATACGAGGCTTTCTACCGCGATCCCGTCCACTGCCGGCCAGCCGGTGCCGAACCCCTGGAGGCCTTCGGCTCGCGGGTCGCGGCGGCCTTCGAGCGCTGCCTGCAGGCGCGGGCCGGGGAACGGCTGCTGGTCGTGGCCCATGCCGGGGTGATCCGTGCCGCCCTCGGGCAGGTGCTGGCCGCCGCACCCGCGGCCTGGTACCGGGTGGCCGTCGACAACGCCGCCTTCACCCGCTTCAGCAGCGACGGGAGGGGTTGCCGGCTGGTGTTCCACAATCGTCCCGGCCCCCTCTCCCCCTGA
- a CDS encoding VWA domain-containing protein: protein MNETELQGYRERLTCSFPQLDDVFADCMEEALAVLSQQGIRDYLDGASLICMIGRGFEPVLVYLEEMPQVAERLGEAMLGEVAQAVWKMSRTPNGKAILPFLQALPEAARRLGSAEQMQRFLELVFDMMERTTGSIHGFHTTIPSPGLPALLENVPYLLNQLSLEGLRNWVDYGVRNYPSNPDRQRDYFSLQSADSRAILQRERHGTLFADNERRLDLYLRALWRIKEHLVPYSTGFDELRKPMPYFDSLGIRLPDVYDDHNGVRGIDRYRALLAHAAAHKRWSTAIFADNFSPFQRVAIEVFEDSRVEWLAMREYPGLRRLWQALHPVPLEDDCRQDEESCIRHRLTMLSRAILDPGHGYRNPDVLEFAERFHALMAEGDQDTDSIAKLAISFIARTRRQSDLLPNVYFKDTVVDYRDDNRHMWKFIEEGDEEETFEVERKKIEHEEEKGLPPRHYPEWDYQTQTYRPDWVSLYEGLHPPGDPAFVDRLLAKHSALAKRLKQILDLLKPQDYVRVRYQEEGSELDLDVAIRSLIDFKSGHTPDPRINMSHRHDGRDIAVTLLLDLSESLAQVPPGCEQTLLQLSQEAVSLLAWAIEKLGDDFAIAGFSSNTRHEVRYQHIKGFSEHWGEEVKARIAAMQAGFSTRMGAAMRHAGHYLGARRADKKLLLILTDGEPSDIDVDDERLLIEDARKAVHELDQNGIYTYCINLDPNADDYVGDIFGQQYVVIDRVERLPEKLPQLFLALTG from the coding sequence CGACGACGTCTTCGCCGACTGCATGGAGGAGGCGCTGGCGGTACTCAGCCAGCAGGGCATCCGCGACTACCTGGACGGTGCCTCGCTGATCTGCATGATCGGCCGCGGTTTCGAGCCGGTGCTGGTCTATCTGGAGGAGATGCCGCAGGTCGCCGAGCGTCTCGGCGAGGCGATGCTCGGCGAGGTGGCCCAGGCGGTGTGGAAGATGTCGCGCACCCCCAACGGCAAGGCCATCCTGCCCTTTTTGCAGGCCCTGCCGGAGGCCGCACGCCGGCTCGGCAGTGCCGAACAGATGCAGCGGTTCCTGGAACTGGTGTTCGACATGATGGAACGCACCACCGGTTCCATCCACGGCTTCCACACCACCATCCCCAGCCCCGGCCTGCCGGCGCTGCTGGAGAACGTCCCCTATCTGCTCAACCAGCTGTCGCTGGAGGGTCTGCGCAACTGGGTGGACTACGGGGTGCGCAACTACCCCTCCAACCCGGACCGCCAGCGTGATTACTTCAGCCTGCAGTCGGCCGACAGCCGGGCCATCCTGCAGCGCGAGCGCCACGGCACCCTGTTCGCCGACAACGAGCGCCGGCTGGATCTCTACCTGCGCGCCCTGTGGCGGATCAAGGAGCATCTGGTGCCCTATTCCACCGGCTTCGACGAGTTGCGCAAGCCGATGCCCTATTTCGATTCCCTGGGTATCCGCCTGCCCGACGTCTACGATGACCACAACGGCGTGCGCGGCATCGACCGCTATCGGGCCCTGCTGGCGCATGCCGCCGCGCACAAGCGCTGGAGCACGGCGATCTTCGCCGACAACTTCAGCCCCTTCCAGCGCGTCGCCATCGAGGTCTTCGAGGACTCGCGGGTGGAGTGGCTGGCGATGCGCGAGTACCCGGGGCTGCGTCGCCTCTGGCAGGCGCTGCACCCGGTGCCGCTGGAGGACGACTGCCGGCAGGACGAGGAGTCCTGCATCCGCCATCGTCTGACCATGCTGTCGCGGGCCATCCTCGACCCCGGTCATGGTTACCGCAATCCCGACGTCCTCGAGTTCGCCGAGCGTTTCCATGCGCTGATGGCCGAGGGCGACCAGGACACCGACAGCATCGCCAAGCTGGCGATCAGCTTCATCGCCCGCACCCGCCGCCAGTCCGACCTGCTGCCCAACGTCTACTTCAAGGACACGGTGGTCGACTACCGCGACGACAACCGCCACATGTGGAAATTCATCGAGGAGGGCGACGAGGAGGAGACCTTCGAGGTCGAGCGCAAGAAGATCGAGCACGAGGAGGAAAAGGGCCTGCCGCCACGCCACTATCCGGAGTGGGACTACCAGACCCAGACCTACCGCCCGGACTGGGTCAGCCTCTACGAGGGGCTGCATCCGCCGGGCGACCCGGCCTTCGTCGACCGCCTGCTGGCCAAGCACAGCGCCCTCGCCAAGCGCCTCAAGCAGATCCTCGACCTGCTCAAGCCGCAGGACTACGTGCGGGTGCGCTACCAGGAGGAGGGCAGCGAACTGGACCTGGACGTGGCGATCCGCTCGCTGATCGATTTCAAGAGTGGCCACACACCGGACCCGCGGATCAACATGAGCCACCGCCACGATGGCCGCGACATCGCCGTCACCCTGTTGCTCGACCTGTCGGAATCCCTCGCCCAGGTGCCGCCGGGCTGTGAGCAGACCCTGCTGCAGCTCAGCCAGGAGGCGGTCTCGCTGCTCGCCTGGGCGATCGAGAAGCTGGGCGACGATTTCGCCATCGCCGGTTTCTCCTCCAACACCCGGCACGAGGTGCGCTACCAGCACATCAAGGGTTTCAGCGAGCACTGGGGCGAGGAGGTCAAGGCGCGCATCGCCGCCATGCAGGCCGGCTTCTCCACCCGCATGGGGGCCGCCATGCGCCATGCCGGCCACTATCTCGGCGCCCGCCGTGCCGACAAGAAGCTGCTGCTGATCCTCACCGACGGCGAGCCGTCGGACATCGACGTCGACGACGAGCGGTTGCTGATCGAGGATGCGCGCAAGGCCGTGCACGAGCTGGACCAGAACGGCATCTACACCTACTGCATCAACCTCGATCCCAATGCCGACGACTATGTGGGCGACATCTTCGGCCAGCAGTACGTGGTCATCGATCGGGTGGAACGCCTGCCGGAGAAGCTGCCCCAGTTGTTCCTTGCCCTGACCGGCTGA